The following are encoded in a window of Solidesulfovibrio magneticus RS-1 genomic DNA:
- a CDS encoding TadE/TadG family type IV pilus assembly protein, whose translation MNTPKTTTPQAPARPGQTGSLTVEMALVLPILLTLLLGILELGNILRIQATLQSAVGKIARYAATQETTTTSAKNYMDSEGLVPLVQQADSNEGPQLTMSPSTTTACSETPCTPFEVSLEYTYYAITPPMKPFFDNIKLSASAKKMSEDWGQ comes from the coding sequence ATGAACACCCCTAAGACCACAACGCCCCAGGCGCCGGCCCGGCCCGGCCAGACCGGCAGCCTGACCGTGGAGATGGCCCTGGTGCTGCCGATCCTGCTGACGCTGCTCCTAGGCATCTTGGAACTCGGCAACATCCTGCGCATCCAGGCGACCCTGCAAAGCGCCGTGGGCAAGATCGCCCGTTATGCCGCCACCCAGGAAACAACCACGACCTCGGCCAAGAACTACATGGACAGCGAAGGCCTCGTGCCCCTGGTCCAGCAAGCCGACAGCAACGAAGGGCCGCAGCTGACCATGTCGCCTTCCACGACGACGGCCTGCAGCGAAACGCCCTGCACGCCTTTCGAAGTGAGTCTGGAGTACACCTACTACGCCATAACGCCCCCCATGAAGCCGTTCTTCGACAATATCAAGCTATCCGCCTCGGCCAAGAAGATGTCCGAAGACTGGGGCCAGTAA